The following is a genomic window from Clostridium sp..
CACCAGTTTTCTTGGAATCATACTGGAAATATGCTTGTATATATTTGTCTGTGTGATCACCCAATATCTTTGTTGAGTTCTTGTTGGCACCTACTGTACCATCACCGCCAAGACCCCAGAATTTACATTCTACAGTTCCAGGTGCAGATGTAATAGGAGCTGGTTTAACTTCCGGCAAACTCAGGTTTGTAACGTCATCAACTATACCGATTGTGAAACGAGCTTTAGGAGCACCTTTCTTCAATTCAGTATATACAGCAAACAATGATGAAGGCGGAGTATCCTTGGAACCAAGTCCATAACGTCCAGCTGTCAATACTATATCGTTAAGTCCTGCTTCACGGAAAGTTGTAGCTACATCAAGATACAATGGATCTCCCAATGCTCCAGGCTCTTTTGTACGATCGAGAACTGCAACTTTTTTAGCTGTCTTAGGTAAAACTTTAAGAAGTGCGTCAGATACCCATGGACGATACAGACGAACTTTAACAAGTCCAACTTTTTCTCCCTTGGCTGTCAGGTAATCGATAACCTCTTCAGCTACATCACATACAGATCCCATAGCAATGATGACACGGTCAGCATCAGGAGCTCCATAGTAGTTGAACAAATCATAGTTTGTACCAAGTTTTTCATTTATCTTAGCCATATATTTTTCAACAACAGCTGGTAATTTATCATAAGTTGTGTTGCTTGCTTCACGGTGCTGGAAGAATACATCTCCATTTTCATGAGAACCACGCATAGCTGGATGTTCCGGATTCAATGCATGTTCACGGAAAGCTTTAACTGCATCAAAATTGCACATTTCTTTAAGATCTGCATAATCCCATTTTTCTATTTTTTGAATTTCATGAGATGTACGGAATCCATCAAAGAAATTGATAAATGGAACTTTACCTTCAATTGCAGAAAGATGTGCAACTGGGCTTAAATCCATTACTTCCTGTGGGTTTGTCTCAGCAAGCATTGCAAAACCTGTCTGACGACAAGCATATACATCACTATGGTCACCAAATATATTAAGTGACTGAGTTGCAACAGTACGTGCCGATACGTCGAATACGCAAGGAAGCTGTTCAGCAGCAATTTTATACATGTTAGGAATCATTAGAAGAAGACCCTGTGATGCTGTAAATGTTGTTGTGATAGCTCCGGCAGCAAGAGAACCATGAACAGTTCCTGCAGCACCTGCTTCAGACTCCATTTCTACAACTTTAACCTGGTTACCGAAAATGTTCTCCTGTCCTGCAGCAGACCATTGGTCAATAACATCAGCCATTGGACTTGATGGTGTAATTGGATAGATACCAGCTACTTCTGTAAAAGCATAAGCTACGTGTGCAGCAGCTGTATTACCATCCATTGATTGTTTAGATCTTGACATATGAAATTTCCTCCTTTATTTTTAAAATCATAAAGTCACTTACAAAATTCAGCAAGCATTGATTTATCTAACCTTTATCCGTTAGATTTTTATATTTTTCTCCACCATGAGACAACAAGTGCAAATACACAAAATATCAGCTCATAGAGGAGGAGAATAAACATATTTTATTTTAACAAAAATCTATCAGTTAAAATCTCAACTAATATTATACTTTTATATTACAACAAAAAATTAAATCTGTAAATTATAAATTTATGCTGTATTAGTAAATTTTTTTGTTTGTATACCATAATACTACAAGTAATTTCAATATATTGATAACCTGTATCAACTATATCAAATATATATTTCATAAATATCAGTTAAAATAGCGAACTTATCCGCCTTTTAAAAAAGTCCAATCAGTCCACTAAATACAGAGCTTATTCCATATAAATATTTTTTTAACAATGTAATTGTCTACATTAACATTATAACATAAAATATTATTTAACAAAATATATTTTTCAAATATGTAATTTTAAATTATTTTATACTGTATTTCTCAATTACATCTATTATCTTGTCCGATCCATTTCCGGCACTGCTGCCTGCCATTTTATTTATATAGTCATTTCTGCTGCTGTAGAGCTCATCTATTTTTTTTACAAGCGTGTCGGGCTTCAAAACGTCCTCGCTCAATACCATGCTGTATCCCCTCTTTTCAAAGGATGCCGCATTCAATATCTGATCTCCCCTGCTTGATTTTCGCGACAGCGGAATAAGAAGGTTCGGCTTTTTCAGGGCAAGAAGTTCAAATATGGCATTCGCACCTGCCCTTGATATTACAATATCAGCTATATTCAGTACATGAGGCATATTTTCATTTACGTACTCAAATTGCAGGTATCCTTTTCTGCCCTCCATGCCCCTGTCAATATTTCCCCTGCCGCATATGTGAATTATGTTGTATTTTGAAAGCAGCATATCCAGTGAAGCCCTGACCGTATCATTTATAAACTTTGAGCCTAGACTTCCGCCGACTACGAGAATCACCGGTTTATCATCCTTGAAGTTGCATATTCTCTTTCCTATTATCCTGCTTCCGTTTATAATTTCACTGCGAATGGGGGTTCCCGTCAGAATGCCCTTCCCGTCTTTTATCTTGTTTAAGGATTCCGGGAAAGTCAAACATATTTTATCACAATAGGGTGCAGAAATCCTGTTTGCAAGACCCGGAGTAATATCCGACTCATGTGCTATGACAGGTACTTTGTTTAAATGTGCTGCTATTACTACCGGTACTGAAACAAAACCGCCCTTTGAAAACACTACATTGGGTTTTACCTTCCTTATTATAATAAATGCTTGAAATACTCCTTTTATTACTTTGAAAGGATCCGTAAAATTCTTTATATCAAAGTATCTCCTGAGTTTTCCGCTGGATATGGCATGATATTTTATTTTCTGAGAGGTTATTATTTTTCTTTCGATCCCGTTTTTGGTTCCTATATATTCTATTTTATAGCCTCTCTTCTTTAATCCCGGTACGAGGGCGAGATTTGGTGTTACATGCCCTGCAGACCCGCCGCCTGTTAATATTATCTTTTTCAAATTCTATTCCTCCCGAATATCAATTGGTTGAAATTCTAAAATCTTTTACAATAATCTGAATGGTCCTGTTATTGTTGTATTCATTAAAGACCGGGAAAAACACAATGTCAATATACATACTTTTAAAATCATTTGACAAGATTCTGTTGAGTCCGGTAGTACCCCATGACTTTTCCACAACATGCCTGAACCTGTCTCCACCGTTAAAGATCAGGGCATCCATCTTGTTCAAACTATTGTTCAACCTGCAGAACAACTTGACTGTATTTTTGTCTTTTCCCATAAAGAACACCTTGAACACCTCTACATTCTTTTCGGCAAATACAGGTGATGGATTCCCCACACCAAAAGGCTCAAGACGTTTTATATCTTTTATAATGCCAGAGGTTATACTCTCAAGGGGAAGTCTCCTGTCTATTATTATTTTAGGTATGACATCCTCATCTGTAAGGCTGCAGCTGTCATTAAGTCTTTTCCTGAGTTTATCTATGTTGTCCTCTTTTATGGACATTCCTGCCGCCATTTTGTGTCCTCCAAAATTTTCCATAAGATCTCTGCACCTTGACAGTTCTACGAACATGTCATATCCTTCTATGGATCTTCCGGAACCCTTGCTAAGAATCTCGCCCTTCGTGATTACTATAGATGGCAGATTGTATTTTTCTTTGAGCTTTCCGGCTACAATTCCCGCAATACTCTCATGTACATCGCCTTTGTATGCTACAACCACCCGGTCATGTTTCAATTCGGAATTTTCCACCATATCCACTATTTCCCCGAGACTTTTAGTTGTCATATCCTGTCTCATAGAATTGAGTTCCCTCAATCTGCCTGCAAGAAAAGCTGCCTCAGCCGTATTTTCCGCCATGAGAAGCTTTAGGGCTGTTTCTGCACTTTCAAGTCTTCCCGCTGCATTTATACAGGGCCCCAATACAAATCCTACATGATAGGCTGTAATATTTCCCGGTTCCAGAGAGTTTTCCTTTAAAAGAGCTCTTATACCCATATTTTGGGTATTGTTCAACGCATGTATTCCATGTTTTGCAATGATCCTGTTCTCGCCTACAAGGTCCACAACATCACAGATGGTGCCGATTGCAGCATATTCGATAAACTTCAGGGCTTCCCCTTCATCAACACCCATTTTTCTGTAGAGCACCTGGACAAATTTGAATGCAATACCTGCCCCACAGAGCATTTTAAAAGGATATGGACATTCCTCCTGTTTTGGATCTATTACAGCATCTGCGGGGGGTATGTCGGATGGTATGTCATGATGATCCGTCACAATCACCCTCATATTGAGTTCCCGGGCCCTTGCAATTTCTTTAAAGGCGGATATACCATTGTCACAGGTTATAATTGTGGAAATCCCCTCTGAATTCAACTTTTCTATTCTTTCCAGATTCATTCCATAGCCCTCTTTTATCCTGTCGGGTATATGGTACTTTACATCAGCCCCGCAGCGAAGAAGTGCATTATAAAGTATATAGGTGCTTGTTACACCGTCCGCATCATAATCCCCGTATACTGCAATTTTATCTTCCCTTGCTATGGAATCGCATATTATATCCGTTCCCGTTTCCACGTCCTTCATGGAAACGGGATCATGCAATTTGTCCATGGAGGGGTTTAGAAAATCAACTATTTCACTTTTTGAAGTTATCCCCCTGTTTGCAAGTATGGACTGAGTAATATCATCTATACCTGTTTCCCTGGAAATATTTTTATCCAGCCTGTGTACCCTGAGCATCCATCTTTTCTCCACAAAAATCCCCTCTCTATTATTGGAAATTTCAAAGTTTAAATATCAAAGTTCAAATTTGGTCAATTTTCGGCTGATACCGAAAATCTTCATTAACTGAACTTTACTCTTTGAACTTTACTCTTTACTTAAATATCTGTATGGAAGGATTGTTCATTACTTTGTCTATAACAGAATATATTTCTTCCGTTGAAACGGCATCAAGATCTTCAATCTCTTCATCAAATTTTGTGAAACTTCCATGCATCAGTTCACAGGTAGTGAGCTCCTTGCAGAGCTGAACCGATCTTTCCGCTTTCAACGCCCTTTTTATCTTTATCCTCTTTGACAGGTCATTTATGACATCCTCACTAAAATAATCCCCACCATTTTTGATGTTCTCAACAACATTGTCTATACTGCATATGCAGCTGTGTATCTTCTCTGCGGATGTACCCATTTTTATGGATAGAAGTTTTATACCTGTCTCATTTTTTATGCTGCTTCCTATTTCATAGGCAGCGGCATTTTCAGTTCTTATCCTGTCAAACAGAAAACTGCCTGTTCCCTGTCCGAAAGCACAATTGAACAGCATAAGCGCTTTAAATTCCCTGAAGTTCAGATCACTTATATCGAAAATATATTGAATTTTAGCTCCGCCCGTATTATTCCCGCTGCTTTCATATATGCCCGGCAGATTCACTTCATACAGATTTGTCCTGCAGTCCGGCAGTTCATCCCCGTCTTTAAATTTCTGAAAGTAGTGTTCCATCAGATTGAGTATATGCTCAAAATCAAGAGAAGATGAAAAACTGACTACACAATTGGATGGAACATAGAAGCTACTGTAAAAATCAACTATATCCTGCAGTTCAATTGTTTTTATGCTGTGCTTAGAACCTATTATAGTTTCTTTTATTCTCCTGTTTTTAAAGGAATTCATAAATAAAAGATCCTCACAGCACTGGTACGGATCGTCCTTCCACTCCCTGAGTTCCTGGGATATTACATCCATTTCGCCTTCAAATCCGCCTTCAGGAAACAGCGGGTTCAGCAGCATATCGGAATACAGTTCAACCGCCCTTTCAACATCCTGGTTCAGACAGCTTCCATAATATACTGTATACGGATAGTTGGTCATGGCATTTTCAAATCCGAATATACTGTCACACATGTTGTTTATGTCATTTTCAGTCCTGTTTATTGTACCTTTTGATATCATGTGTTCAAGTGCATGCGCTGTTCCAAAGGCAAATCTTCCCGTCTCATCAAGCGCCCCTGCATTAAACCCTATACATAGT
Proteins encoded in this region:
- a CDS encoding undecaprenyldiphospho-muramoylpentapeptide beta-N-acetylglucosaminyltransferase — protein: MKKIILTGGGSAGHVTPNLALVPGLKKRGYKIEYIGTKNGIERKIITSQKIKYHAISSGKLRRYFDIKNFTDPFKVIKGVFQAFIIIRKVKPNVVFSKGGFVSVPVVIAAHLNKVPVIAHESDITPGLANRISAPYCDKICLTFPESLNKIKDGKGILTGTPIRSEIINGSRIIGKRICNFKDDKPVILVVGGSLGSKFINDTVRASLDMLLSKYNIIHICGRGNIDRGMEGRKGYLQFEYVNENMPHVLNIADIVISRAGANAIFELLALKKPNLLIPLSRKSSRGDQILNAASFEKRGYSMVLSEDVLKPDTLVKKIDELYSSRNDYINKMAGSSAGNGSDKIIDVIEKYSIK
- a CDS encoding M16 family metallopeptidase translates to MEYFTLKNGMKIIYEHREGQITSLCIGFNAGALDETGRFAFGTAHALEHMISKGTINRTENDINNMCDSIFGFENAMTNYPYTVYYGSCLNQDVERAVELYSDMLLNPLFPEGGFEGEMDVISQELREWKDDPYQCCEDLLFMNSFKNRRIKETIIGSKHSIKTIELQDIVDFYSSFYVPSNCVVSFSSSLDFEHILNLMEHYFQKFKDGDELPDCRTNLYEVNLPGIYESSGNNTGGAKIQYIFDISDLNFREFKALMLFNCAFGQGTGSFLFDRIRTENAAAYEIGSSIKNETGIKLLSIKMGTSAEKIHSCICSIDNVVENIKNGGDYFSEDVINDLSKRIKIKRALKAERSVQLCKELTTCELMHGSFTKFDEEIEDLDAVSTEEIYSVIDKVMNNPSIQIFK
- the recJ gene encoding single-stranded-DNA-specific exonuclease RecJ, whose product is MEKRWMLRVHRLDKNISRETGIDDITQSILANRGITSKSEIVDFLNPSMDKLHDPVSMKDVETGTDIICDSIAREDKIAVYGDYDADGVTSTYILYNALLRCGADVKYHIPDRIKEGYGMNLERIEKLNSEGISTIITCDNGISAFKEIARARELNMRVIVTDHHDIPSDIPPADAVIDPKQEECPYPFKMLCGAGIAFKFVQVLYRKMGVDEGEALKFIEYAAIGTICDVVDLVGENRIIAKHGIHALNNTQNMGIRALLKENSLEPGNITAYHVGFVLGPCINAAGRLESAETALKLLMAENTAEAAFLAGRLRELNSMRQDMTTKSLGEIVDMVENSELKHDRVVVAYKGDVHESIAGIVAGKLKEKYNLPSIVITKGEILSKGSGRSIEGYDMFVELSRCRDLMENFGGHKMAAGMSIKEDNIDKLRKRLNDSCSLTDEDVIPKIIIDRRLPLESITSGIIKDIKRLEPFGVGNPSPVFAEKNVEVFKVFFMGKDKNTVKLFCRLNNSLNKMDALIFNGGDRFRHVVEKSWGTTGLNRILSNDFKSMYIDIVFFPVFNEYNNNRTIQIIVKDFRISTN